The Oreochromis aureus strain Israel breed Guangdong linkage group 7, ZZ_aureus, whole genome shotgun sequence region GTGCATTGCAGTGAGATTAAAATGGAAAAGCTGTGTTGTGCTTTGCTATTTTATTGCCACTAAATGATTTGTTTGGCAAAAGAACAGAGACGGTTAGCAGCTCAGCTAAGTGTCTTTCATTTACTGGTAGACTATAATTAGCTTGTAATCATTTTGCTACCTAGTATGAAGCTAAATTATTGGACTAACTGAAGTGTTTATCTGCCAGCTCCAGTGCCTGAGAGTACCAATGGTtctatttattaatatgccaaTGATTAACAAGTGTGAAACCTCTTCATTATAGCGCCTGACTTATTAGGATCACATATTTAAATCGAGCCATTTACAGCCTCCAGTTAGAAGCCCTGAGCtgcagtgtgtgcatgtgtgtgtgtgtagcacgTGACGTGTGCGGGGAGATTAGGTGAGGATGTTCTCCTTACAGATGAGCCCGAGGCCAAGAGTTGACAGGTTGCCAGTTTTGTCACTGCAGGAATGCTGGGAATCCCGTTCGACCGGTGGCggttggttttggttttcatTAACTTCTGATAAATAAGATTCTTCCTCTTTATACAAAGATGTGGAAAGGCTGTGCACAGGCATCGCCATCCTTTGAGCTGTGCGCTGACATCCCTGTGCGAACATGTTCAAAGGGGCAAAGCCCAGAATCATTAGGAGTCATCCTCTGTGTACCCTGaatgccaaaaaaataaaatcaaaattcatAGCTGTTCATTCAGTATGCATTGAGATATTAAGCCCAAGGTATGAGTGCCACTGCTCACAAGAAATCCCCACTGGACTTGCATTTATACCTGCAGGGATTGGGCTTGATTTCCTATTCATGAGACTGCATTCTGAGGATTTTGGAACAGATGATGCAACTTAGGGAAAATGGAAACTGTCCTTAGCTCTCTgtagctttcttttttcttttctttttcttttttgaagagGAATCATTTATGACAGCAAGGAACTTTTGAACTCTTTCACTCTTGAAGTGAAAATCCTATCATTCAAACATCAAATGCTCGCCACCTGTAGGTTTGTAAAACATTTGCTCGCTGACAGAGCTTGACCCCTTTCAGCTACAATAGATTTTGCTTTGGGAGAGGCTTTGAAATGcagaaaagtgaagaaaaaaaataaaaataaatatatatatatatatagatatatatatcttgtgtgtgtgttgctcaaTGATTTTCTTTAAGCGTTGAACCTCCACagaaattcagtttttattaagCGTCTACATCTGTTTCATACCTAGCATATAAATGGaggtctgttttttcttctgaagtattttattgatgtttttttcttattgagACATCAGAACTTTTTAATCATTATAAATCACAGCAGCTGTCAGGTTGTGGAGCTATTTGCAGTCAAGAATGAAATTACAAAACCATTAGAACCAAGCCCAGTCCTGTTTTTGTACTAAAACCTACCCTTACTCTTAAGATTAACCACCCTTCTATCAAATTCTATCAAGACCGATAGACTTAAGAGCAGGCTGACAACTTAAAATGTCTGTCAGCTGTGGATTTACTGGGTCAGACAGGGACTTGGTCCCTCTGTAAATAGAGTGCAGAAGGCACTTGACATGTCTAGAAATTGGTTGGAATAAGAGCGAGCTGTGAGCGAGCACAGGGCGAAGACAGTGAAGATGGGAGCTGTGATTTTCTGGGAGGAGAGTGTGCATTTCTCAGAGGCTTAAAAGAGCCCCactgtctctttctttttcccttttcatgaaGAATCCTCTGCAAAGGGAAACTTCATAGTTAATCGTGGCATCTCTGAAAGAGGAGGATTAGCATTGCTCAGAGCTGCAAGGCCTTGCAGTCTCTGCAAGAAGACAATTGTTATCTACTCGACCTTCAGAACTCTCAGATTTATGCTGTTTTGTAATTTGTAATCACTTGATCTCTTTCTGAATATTGATCTCTTGAGATTCCTCctccaaaaatacattttacgtGTTTTATCTCATTGTGGATATCAGTGCCCAACAATGTAATATTTCAGCATCAACATCACCACATAGTGCATCCACTGTACTCACTTCACTAAACCTACATTTTTATGAGTAATTGTACAGGACAAACAGTTTGTTTGCACTGTAAAGCTCCTGATTAATAGCTATTACATGCCCCATTTTTCAGCATAAATTGCATCTAACTTTAAATTTTAGTGGATGTGTTTAAAAGGTTAAGATATTAAAGGTTAAGATACACCATATTACAGACTATTTGAAGACTTCGGAAGATACACATTGTGGGAAATGTTGAATTGGTGAATAATAATTATGTGTAGTGGGCTTAAAATGTGCAGTGCATTgatgaaagatttttttttcatttcaggatTCAATGAAAATGTCCGTGTGCGTCCATGAGAACCGAAAATCGCGAGCCAGCACTGGCTCCATGAACATCTACCTTTTTCACAAGTCCTCCTATGCTGATAGCGTACTCATGCACCTGAACTCGCTGCGGCAGCAAAGACTTTTCACCGACGTCTTGCTCCATGCTGGCAGCCGCTCCTTCCCCTGCCACCGCGCCGTGCTGGCTGCCTGCAGTCGCTACTTTGAGGCCATGTTCAGCGGTGGCCTGAGGGAAAGTCAGGCCAGTGAGGTTGACTTCCGTGACTCGATCCACCCAGAGGTTTTGGAGCTCCTGCTGGATTACGCTTACTCATCACGGGTGGTCATCAATGAGGAGAATGCAGAGTCGCTGTTGGAGGCAGGGGACATGTTGGAGTTTCAGGACATCCGGGATGCCTGCGCAGAGTTCTTAGAGAGAAACCTTCACCCGTCCAACTGCCTTGGCATGCTTCTGTTGTCAGACGCCCATCAGTGTACCAAGCTGTCAGAGCTCTCCTGGGGCATGTGCCTCAGCAACTTTCCTGCCATTTGCAAGACAGAGGACTTCCTCCAACTGCCCAAAGATATGGTGGTGCAGCTTTTATCGCACGAGGAGCTAGAGACAGAAGACGAGAGACTGGTTTACGAAGCTGCTCTTAACTGGATCAACTATGACTTGGAAAGGAGGCACTGCCATCTCCCGGAGCTCCTGAGAACGGTTCGCCTTGCGCTGTTGCCTGCCATCTTTTTAATGGAGAATGTCTCTACCGAAGAGCTGATTAACTCCCAGGCCAAGAGCAAGGAGCTGGTGGATGAAGCTATCCGCTGTAAGCTGAAAATCCTGCAGAACGATGGCGTTGTTAACAGCCCATGTGCTCGACCAAGAAAAACCAGCCATGCCCTGTTTCTTCTGGGTGGCCAGACTTTCATGTGTGACAAGTTGTACCTCGTGGACCAGAAAGCCAAAGAGATCATCCCAAAGGCTGACATCCCCAGTCCACGGAAGGAGTTCAGTGCCTGTGCAATTGGATGTAAG contains the following coding sequences:
- the enc1 gene encoding ectoderm-neural cortex protein 1; protein product: MKMSVCVHENRKSRASTGSMNIYLFHKSSYADSVLMHLNSLRQQRLFTDVLLHAGSRSFPCHRAVLAACSRYFEAMFSGGLRESQASEVDFRDSIHPEVLELLLDYAYSSRVVINEENAESLLEAGDMLEFQDIRDACAEFLERNLHPSNCLGMLLLSDAHQCTKLSELSWGMCLSNFPAICKTEDFLQLPKDMVVQLLSHEELETEDERLVYEAALNWINYDLERRHCHLPELLRTVRLALLPAIFLMENVSTEELINSQAKSKELVDEAIRCKLKILQNDGVVNSPCARPRKTSHALFLLGGQTFMCDKLYLVDQKAKEIIPKADIPSPRKEFSACAIGCKVYITGGRGSENGVSKDVWVYDTVHEEWSKAAPMLIARFGHGSAELKHCLYVVGGHTAATGCLPASPSVSLKQVEQFDPVANKWTMVAPLREGVSNAAVVSVKLKLFAFGGTSVTHDKLPKVQCYDPQENRWTVPASCPQPWRYTAAAVLGNQIFVMGGDTEFSACSAYKFSSESYQWTKVGDVTAKRMSCQAVASGNKLYVVGGYFGTQRCKTLDCYDPTLDAWNSITTVPYSLIPTAFVSTWKHLPA